Genomic DNA from Paracoccus aminophilus JCM 7686:
GGTATTGGTGACGCGGGTCAGGATATTGATCCCCGGCCAGCTCGCGACCTCGGATTTCGAGACGAAGAAGACCGGCATCGCGGCATTGAGCACAAGGATGTCGAGCCAGCTTGCATGGTTTGCGACCGCCGCGCCTGCGCCCTTCATCGGTCGGCCAACACGCCGCCAGCGCAGCCCCATGAAGAACAGACAGATCCGGCAGACGCCCTGCACCCAAGGGCCCGTCACGGGACGGCGCGGCCCGGTGAACAGCCGCTCGATCAGGCGCAGCGGCAGCAGAAACAGCACGCCCAGCACAAGCGTCAGGATGATCGGCAGGCCACGCAGCACGACCAGCGCCCAGCCAAGCGCCGAGGGGCGCGGCAAGGGCGCGGGCTGGTCGTCGCCCAACCAGGTTGCGGCGGTGCGGGGGGCCTCGCTCATCCCTGCGTGCGACCCTCGTAGAAGCGGCGATGTTTCACCGACATGGATTCCGTGTCCACGACCAAAAGCACGTCGGTGGTGTTGAATTCGTGGTCAAGGAAGGCACCTTCGCCCACCGTCCCGCCCAGACGCAGATAGGCCTTGAGCAAGGGTGGCAACGCCAGCATCGCGCTGCGTCGGTCCAAATCGGCGGCAGGCAAAAGATCCATGCTCTGATAACCCGAGGCCAGTGCGACCGGGCGCAGCCCTTCGGGCGCGAGATGGTTGTGATGCAGCCAGCTCAGCGGTTGCGCTAAGGCCTGCGCGTCAAGGCCGTGGAACGAGGCCACGCCGAACAGCAGCTCGATCTGGTTGCGCAGCACATAATCGGCCAGCGCATTCCACATCAAAAACATGCCCGAGCCGCCGCGATAATCGAGATCGACGCAGGAGCGGCCGAGCTCGAGCAGCGGACGCCCCGAGGCGCGTAGCGAGGACAGGTCATATTCGCTATCGCAGTAAAAGCGCCCGAAAGCCTCGGCCCGCGCCCCGGGCAGCAGCCGATAGACGCCGACGATATGTTCGAGATCGGCCTCCGAGCGGCGGCGGTCGATCAGCACGAGGTGATCGACGATCGGATCGAATTCATCGCGCTCAAAGCGGTTCGTGTGATCGACCATCAGCCCATCCGCGCCGAGCTCTTCGACGAAGACGCGGTAGCGCAGGCGTTGGGCGCCCAGAAGATCGGCCTCGGAGGTGGCAAGCCGGGTCTCGAAATACGAAGTGTCAGGCGTCATCGGCTTGTGGTCTTCCGGTCAGGGGTGAAAGCGCGGCGGCATTGGCGAGTGTGACATTTCAACCTCACAGATGTTTTCGTGTTGAAGTTGATAACATTCAAATTGACTATCCCGTGAGGTGAAATCACGCTTAAGTGATGGAATATCATGGGGTAAGCGAAATGAGGATGAGTGTGACGCGGCTACCGTCGATGACTCTTTTTCCAACATTTTCAAAATTTACCGTCACGCGATCTCCAACCCTCGATTGCACTTGCCCGATTCCCCAGTCAGGGGCAGCGGGATGCCGGACCAGCATGCCCGGTTCCAGTATCTCATTCATCTATCTGCCCCGTCCGTTTGATTTTCAAGATTTAGAGCGTAAAGGAGTATGAGACAATGTCAGCCGGGACGATCTGCAAACAGGCCGAAGAGGGTCTGTCGGAACATTTTGCAGCTCTTGTCGGTTCTCGCCTGTGTCACGATCTGATCTCTCCCCTCGGCGCTATTGGCAATGGGGTAGAGCTTTTGCAGCTGTCTGGTGAATTTCCGGGCATCGGCCAAAGCTCGGAGTTGCAGCTCAT
This window encodes:
- a CDS encoding GNAT family N-acetyltransferase, encoding MTPDTSYFETRLATSEADLLGAQRLRYRVFVEELGADGLMVDHTNRFERDEFDPIVDHLVLIDRRRSEADLEHIVGVYRLLPGARAEAFGRFYCDSEYDLSSLRASGRPLLELGRSCVDLDYRGGSGMFLMWNALADYVLRNQIELLFGVASFHGLDAQALAQPLSWLHHNHLAPEGLRPVALASGYQSMDLLPAADLDRRSAMLALPPLLKAYLRLGGTVGEGAFLDHEFNTTDVLLVVDTESMSVKHRRFYEGRTQG
- a CDS encoding DUF3553 domain-containing protein is translated as MNEILEPGMLVRHPAAPDWGIGQVQSRVGDRVTVNFENVGKRVIDGSRVTLILISLTP